A part of Streptomyces sp. NBC_00557 genomic DNA contains:
- the dpdF gene encoding protein DpdF, translated as MATDNWTGAAVLLKDLSTLPELPHARGTLRRLRDALMSQSVGWRDIASLTRQILLEARARENTTGLTVPLDPRLPTREQWDKMHCQTGLVGGGTHLWLTATPWHPPVRDDVARKAAEEDLRQVYLGEDSPHRRKLESYPADPFFTAALGDDHDRYVSVGQRQAARAVALAEPGSTTIICLPTGHGKTAVAMAPALLASVSSGVSVVVVPTSVLAADLERRASEIIERQGHHSPTRRYAYTSGLSADERQQMKEDIAAGRQRLVFTSPESLVRSLKKPLETAAAAGLFKYFVIDEAHLVEQWGNSFRTEFQTMSSHRRTWLSRAPDGQKPVTVAMSATLTAQQVETLDTLFASPQKARIVWAAQLRHEPSYYVDVCRNEQEREAAVIDAVSFLPKPMIVYTTKVEHAEEWVERLREHGFRRVTHVTGDSSDAERREALEGWSGNTADGKTNTRYDIVVGTAAFGLGVDLNDVKTVVHACLPETVDRYYQEVGRTGRDGNPSIAYLASTRGDEAIADYMSNEVIIGAPRAWQRWEAMFHDRTPIENRHRVSLDSYPPDMNEGFDRNRSWNIRILNLMVRAGLVAVHPPQSPTRGEDESDVHWKARLEHFHATANDYADVELLGSDSRSRDHFYTRFDAERQKLLQDRAASLRELKSALVGNRCIGEVLGAYYRIPDGAGQLRTGITCRGCPHCRATVDPMPSGFYRLAGEPRPLVPMPERQGRLPLLRYFGARRCLSIWWQDAGDQVLAARLVDSLIRRGIAVVGGPGLDARLRAQLQTTARTRTVIVDDDGALLADWHGPVIWMTDPNAVSPGPEVAARVAWDAPTYLIHPRTLHHPERRGTPLIDIHPANLSIRRALEEL; from the coding sequence GTGGCGACTGATAACTGGACGGGTGCCGCCGTCCTGCTGAAGGACTTGTCGACGCTTCCAGAACTCCCGCATGCGCGGGGGACGCTGCGTAGACTCCGCGACGCCTTGATGAGCCAGTCCGTCGGGTGGCGAGACATTGCTTCGCTGACGCGGCAGATCCTCCTTGAAGCTCGGGCCCGTGAGAACACCACCGGCTTGACGGTGCCGCTCGATCCGAGGCTTCCCACCCGGGAGCAGTGGGACAAGATGCACTGCCAGACCGGGTTGGTCGGTGGCGGCACGCATCTGTGGCTCACCGCGACGCCGTGGCATCCGCCTGTCCGTGATGACGTGGCCCGCAAAGCAGCCGAGGAGGACCTCCGTCAGGTCTACCTCGGGGAGGACTCACCCCACCGGCGGAAGTTGGAGTCGTACCCTGCAGATCCCTTCTTCACGGCCGCGCTGGGTGACGATCACGACCGTTATGTGTCGGTCGGACAGCGACAGGCAGCCAGGGCCGTGGCGCTGGCTGAACCGGGGAGCACCACGATCATCTGCCTTCCCACAGGGCACGGAAAGACCGCGGTGGCCATGGCGCCTGCGCTCCTGGCGAGCGTGAGCAGCGGCGTATCCGTGGTCGTCGTGCCCACCAGTGTCCTGGCAGCAGATCTGGAACGGCGCGCCAGCGAAATCATCGAACGGCAAGGCCACCACAGCCCCACGCGCCGGTACGCCTACACCAGTGGGCTGTCGGCCGATGAGCGACAGCAGATGAAGGAGGACATCGCTGCGGGGCGCCAGCGTCTGGTATTCACCTCACCCGAGTCCCTTGTGCGAAGCCTGAAAAAACCGTTGGAGACGGCCGCTGCGGCTGGCCTGTTCAAGTACTTCGTGATCGATGAAGCGCACCTCGTCGAACAGTGGGGCAACAGCTTCCGTACCGAGTTCCAAACGATGTCGAGTCATCGTCGCACGTGGCTCAGCAGAGCCCCCGACGGGCAGAAGCCCGTCACTGTGGCGATGAGTGCGACTCTCACAGCGCAGCAGGTGGAAACGCTTGACACACTCTTCGCCTCCCCGCAGAAGGCGAGAATCGTTTGGGCTGCGCAACTGCGCCACGAGCCGAGTTATTACGTCGATGTATGCCGGAATGAGCAGGAACGCGAGGCTGCAGTCATCGACGCTGTTTCGTTCCTGCCGAAGCCGATGATCGTGTACACCACGAAAGTGGAGCACGCGGAAGAATGGGTCGAACGCCTCCGAGAGCATGGATTCCGCCGAGTAACCCATGTGACGGGCGACTCCAGCGACGCTGAGCGTCGTGAAGCCTTGGAAGGCTGGAGCGGCAATACAGCAGACGGCAAGACCAACACTCGATACGACATCGTGGTGGGTACTGCGGCGTTCGGCCTGGGTGTCGACCTCAACGACGTGAAGACGGTCGTCCACGCCTGCTTGCCTGAAACAGTGGACCGGTACTACCAGGAGGTCGGCCGGACAGGTCGCGACGGCAACCCATCAATCGCCTACCTGGCAAGCACACGTGGTGACGAAGCCATCGCCGACTACATGAGCAATGAGGTGATCATCGGAGCCCCGCGTGCTTGGCAGCGATGGGAAGCCATGTTTCATGATAGGACCCCGATCGAAAACCGCCACCGGGTCAGCCTTGACTCGTACCCGCCGGACATGAACGAGGGATTTGACCGGAATCGCTCATGGAACATTCGTATCCTGAATCTGATGGTGAGAGCCGGTCTCGTAGCTGTCCACCCGCCGCAGTCGCCAACCAGAGGCGAGGACGAATCCGACGTCCATTGGAAAGCGCGCCTTGAACACTTCCACGCAACGGCCAATGATTACGCGGACGTCGAACTTCTCGGCTCTGACTCACGGAGTAGGGATCACTTCTACACGCGGTTTGACGCGGAACGCCAAAAGCTACTGCAGGATCGGGCAGCGTCACTGCGGGAGCTGAAATCGGCGCTGGTAGGAAATCGGTGCATCGGCGAGGTACTGGGCGCCTACTACCGTATCCCCGATGGGGCAGGCCAACTTCGTACGGGCATTACCTGCCGGGGCTGCCCTCACTGTCGGGCAACAGTAGATCCCATGCCCAGCGGCTTCTACCGACTCGCCGGCGAACCTCGTCCCCTTGTGCCCATGCCGGAACGGCAAGGGCGCCTGCCTCTGCTGCGGTACTTCGGAGCCCGACGGTGCCTGAGCATCTGGTGGCAGGACGCTGGCGACCAGGTGCTCGCTGCCCGTCTGGTGGACAGCCTTATCCGCCGGGGAATCGCCGTAGTAGGAGGCCCAGGGCTGGACGCTCGCCTGAGGGCCCAACTGCAGACTACGGCACGGACTCGTACCGTGATCGTTGACGACGACGGTGCCCTTCTCGCGGACTGGCATGGTCCAGTCATCTGGATGACCGACCCCAACGCAGTGTCTCCCGGACCGGAGGTGGCTGCTCGTGTCGCGTGGGATGCACCGACTTACCTCATCCACCCGCGGACCCTGCATCACCCAGAGCGCCGAGGTACGCCACTTATCGACATCCATCCGGCGAACCTGTCGATCCGCCGTGCCTTGGAGGAACTCTGA
- the dpdH gene encoding protein DpdH, producing MADFRGMICWEPAVAASTINTEAVSPSRAVFLATHAPLRIKRARIMGGRELVLEGDPISEQEVFEEFLALRPDSGALLMPIVGDSGSGKSHLVRWVREQFAAMEDGADDREIIYLEKSKTSLKAVVSTLLAKAESDELTQLKQDINRFTEDIDEDSLARRILNELSEALEATPPSTESRPLARMLVGPGKLAAVLLDPHVRAELLAPGKFVPELARQLIHNRDTGQADRPEGFTVSDLPLDIHDIRSASGMAQRLLGTISTRGDLQAIAVDLLNRHLEAAIKSAANLGAGRLLDAMKQVREAYRRQGKEIILLIEDFALIQGVQRDLLDAVVEAANREGETTLAPIRTLMAVTTGYFQSLPETALTRLQAATGYVYHLDVPFSPEETGRTEIAAFVGRYLNAGRVGREALERANEETPNKCMTCPLQTECHEAFGATSDGYGLYPFNESSLVRAVHATAPKDKPWTFNPRAVLGSVVRPVLKEHAGAIRRGEFPDPDFRQRFRPTSLDNPLSRQVRTFVEENDHDPASAERRNLVLEFWGDAPEHAGSVHPTILEAFSLEPLADEGQQGLSPASTSFPEQSRSGMHRVEAKETAERNELPRELQRMLETVDEWLTREGGLDTATANRIRSVVSSAVVQRYLWNSPLMREQALTEIRRAAWPAKATVVSIEGARENLTGVENAPITFSRLPKDSWFFDSLLKAERSLPARAEDIRRLATLADKHRPDLTARLQRHMEITDDHLVAGFRASLIGAALAGKAWPGMPKPLLIAAALDDGQEWRREDHSIRVTRWMDVLSMHLKARPELVKQLRHAVGIAQGVGSVTMVDAARILPLLDEATSSWDWDPEGLEIAKWVRPAVNGFATWPDMLDDQVTHHEELLDSIRSRQPRGTTGVQTMAGIRDALSAAREVGLPLTAEQARQFDALIQACQDADWKSISALEDDLAKASDDSRDPAAQQDARVVAAVKDRGTSLKTIQQLLLASDAWLDSALISAESRSSGSAGDSAAEDVGHVCAEWQALTAVTADEDNGED from the coding sequence GTGGCTGACTTCCGCGGAATGATCTGTTGGGAACCGGCAGTGGCAGCCTCCACGATCAACACGGAGGCGGTCAGCCCGTCAAGAGCAGTTTTCCTGGCGACGCACGCTCCATTGAGGATTAAGCGCGCACGAATCATGGGCGGGAGAGAACTCGTCCTCGAAGGCGACCCGATCAGCGAACAAGAGGTCTTTGAAGAGTTCCTGGCGCTCCGACCGGACAGCGGTGCCTTGCTCATGCCGATCGTCGGTGACTCAGGCTCGGGCAAGTCGCATCTCGTCCGATGGGTGCGGGAACAGTTTGCTGCGATGGAGGACGGGGCAGACGATCGGGAGATCATCTACCTCGAGAAGTCCAAGACAAGTCTCAAAGCTGTCGTTAGCACTCTCCTCGCGAAGGCAGAGAGCGACGAGTTGACGCAGCTGAAACAGGACATCAACAGGTTCACCGAGGACATCGACGAAGACTCCCTTGCGCGGCGGATCCTCAACGAGTTGAGCGAGGCGCTGGAAGCAACCCCTCCCAGCACGGAGTCGCGCCCTCTAGCCCGCATGCTGGTCGGTCCGGGGAAACTGGCAGCAGTGCTGCTGGACCCCCATGTTCGCGCAGAGTTGCTTGCTCCGGGTAAGTTCGTACCGGAACTTGCCCGCCAACTCATTCACAATCGTGACACGGGCCAGGCGGATCGCCCTGAAGGATTCACTGTCAGTGACCTCCCGCTCGACATTCACGATATTCGATCAGCGTCAGGGATGGCGCAGAGGCTGCTGGGCACCATAAGCACCCGAGGCGACCTTCAAGCCATCGCGGTAGACCTACTCAACCGGCATCTCGAAGCCGCCATCAAGAGCGCCGCTAACCTCGGAGCGGGCAGGCTTCTGGATGCCATGAAGCAGGTGCGAGAGGCATACCGCCGGCAGGGCAAAGAGATCATTCTTCTGATCGAAGATTTCGCCCTGATCCAAGGCGTGCAACGGGACCTGCTCGACGCTGTCGTAGAAGCGGCCAACCGTGAGGGAGAGACGACTCTCGCGCCAATCCGCACCCTGATGGCCGTAACCACAGGCTACTTCCAGTCCTTGCCGGAAACAGCCTTGACCCGCCTCCAAGCGGCCACCGGCTACGTGTACCACCTGGATGTTCCCTTCAGCCCAGAGGAGACGGGACGCACAGAGATCGCCGCGTTCGTCGGCCGCTACCTGAACGCGGGCCGTGTCGGCCGTGAAGCCCTGGAGCGCGCCAACGAAGAGACTCCGAACAAGTGCATGACTTGCCCTCTCCAGACAGAGTGCCACGAGGCCTTCGGCGCCACCTCTGATGGCTACGGTCTGTATCCCTTCAACGAGTCGTCTTTGGTCAGGGCTGTTCATGCAACAGCCCCGAAGGACAAGCCTTGGACCTTCAATCCCCGCGCCGTTCTGGGTAGCGTCGTCCGGCCAGTTCTGAAGGAGCACGCCGGCGCCATTCGGCGCGGCGAATTCCCCGATCCTGACTTCCGGCAGCGTTTCAGGCCAACCAGCCTCGACAATCCGCTCAGCCGGCAGGTACGTACCTTCGTAGAGGAGAACGACCACGATCCTGCATCCGCTGAGCGGCGCAACCTCGTGCTCGAATTTTGGGGGGACGCCCCCGAGCACGCCGGCAGCGTCCATCCCACGATTCTGGAAGCCTTCTCCCTTGAGCCGCTGGCTGATGAAGGCCAGCAAGGCCTCTCGCCGGCTTCTACTTCCTTCCCTGAGCAGTCACGTAGCGGCATGCACAGGGTTGAGGCGAAGGAGACGGCAGAACGGAACGAACTTCCGAGGGAACTCCAGCGAATGCTGGAGACGGTGGACGAGTGGCTCACCCGCGAGGGGGGTCTGGACACAGCGACCGCCAATCGGATCCGCAGTGTTGTCTCAAGTGCGGTGGTGCAGAGGTATCTGTGGAACTCTCCGCTGATGCGGGAGCAGGCTCTCACCGAGATCAGGAGGGCAGCCTGGCCGGCCAAGGCAACGGTCGTGTCCATCGAGGGCGCGCGGGAGAACTTGACGGGTGTAGAGAACGCGCCCATCACCTTCTCGCGCTTGCCGAAGGACAGTTGGTTCTTCGACAGCTTGCTGAAGGCCGAGCGGAGCCTGCCGGCGAGGGCCGAAGACATCCGCAGGTTGGCCACGCTGGCAGACAAGCACAGGCCCGACCTCACCGCTCGGCTGCAGCGTCATATGGAAATCACCGACGACCACCTGGTTGCCGGCTTCCGGGCCTCGCTCATCGGCGCAGCCTTGGCGGGCAAGGCGTGGCCGGGAATGCCCAAACCGCTCCTCATCGCAGCCGCCCTGGACGATGGCCAGGAGTGGCGTCGTGAGGACCACTCCATCCGCGTCACTAGGTGGATGGACGTCCTCTCGATGCACCTCAAGGCGCGCCCGGAACTTGTGAAGCAACTGCGACACGCCGTCGGCATCGCGCAAGGCGTCGGCTCGGTCACCATGGTCGACGCTGCACGCATCCTCCCCCTGCTCGACGAGGCAACGTCTTCCTGGGACTGGGATCCTGAGGGACTTGAGATCGCGAAGTGGGTCCGACCGGCGGTCAACGGCTTTGCAACCTGGCCAGACATGCTCGACGACCAGGTCACGCACCACGAAGAGTTGCTCGACTCGATCCGGAGCCGCCAACCACGCGGGACCACCGGCGTCCAGACCATGGCTGGGATTCGGGATGCGCTCAGTGCCGCGCGAGAGGTCGGCCTGCCGCTGACCGCCGAGCAAGCACGCCAATTCGACGCGCTCATTCAGGCATGCCAGGACGCCGACTGGAAGTCCATCTCCGCGCTCGAGGACGACCTGGCTAAAGCGAGCGACGACAGCCGTGATCCTGCTGCACAGCAGGACGCCCGAGTAGTTGCGGCGGTCAAGGATCGCGGCACCTCACTCAAGACGATTCAGCAGCTACTTCTCGCCAGCGACGCCTGGCTGGACTCGGCTCTCATTAGCGCCGAGTCACGCTCCAGCGGCTCCGCGGGTGACAGTGCAGCAGAGGACGTCGGGCATGTCTGTGCGGAGTGGCAGGCGCTTACAGCCGTCACGGCCGACGAGGATAACGGGGAGGACTGA
- the dpdG gene encoding protein DpdG, which produces MTLLNVDAALPSQTWALVRLLVYLGKSIALDEARALVSPPALRSDDIKSRAPFDSAVSSLVDLGLVHVDEEHQELSLAGQATALTNCDDLDTYTCILRRAILAADRNRGLGDDNDPAGPRDLTRALAWFLMHDPMEPPVDWIAAQRLEQDGKDHRLLKPEVQPIFVNATRWTRFGYWAPALGLAAAPLIRAEGSGPLVPDCTTAVKQTATGLWQAGQRMNAVEVLQVLREHLPVLPGGAHSLALGIPSPGENAAGAALSFALLRGHDEKWLRLEHDDDARHILLVHDPDRPASPRPVSDITILEATRG; this is translated from the coding sequence ATGACTCTTCTGAACGTGGATGCAGCTCTTCCCTCTCAGACATGGGCGCTAGTGCGCCTCCTCGTCTACTTGGGGAAGAGCATCGCCCTGGACGAGGCCCGGGCCTTGGTGAGCCCTCCTGCTTTGCGTTCTGATGACATCAAGTCGAGGGCGCCCTTTGACAGCGCCGTCAGTTCGCTCGTGGACCTGGGGCTGGTGCACGTAGACGAGGAGCATCAGGAATTGTCTCTTGCGGGCCAAGCCACGGCTCTGACCAACTGCGACGATCTTGATACCTACACCTGCATCCTCCGGCGCGCGATCCTCGCAGCAGACCGCAATCGCGGTCTGGGGGATGACAACGATCCGGCTGGGCCCCGTGACCTGACGCGTGCGCTCGCCTGGTTCCTCATGCACGACCCGATGGAACCACCCGTCGATTGGATCGCCGCGCAGCGCCTAGAGCAGGATGGGAAGGACCACAGGTTGCTCAAGCCGGAAGTGCAGCCCATCTTCGTCAACGCGACCCGGTGGACCCGTTTTGGTTATTGGGCCCCCGCCCTTGGTCTCGCTGCAGCCCCGCTCATTCGTGCTGAGGGTAGTGGCCCTCTGGTTCCCGACTGCACGACGGCTGTAAAGCAGACGGCAACCGGATTGTGGCAAGCGGGGCAGCGAATGAACGCCGTGGAGGTATTGCAGGTGCTGCGAGAGCACCTGCCTGTGCTACCCGGCGGTGCGCACTCGCTTGCGTTGGGCATTCCTAGTCCTGGCGAGAATGCGGCAGGCGCCGCGCTCTCGTTCGCGCTGTTGCGCGGCCACGACGAGAAGTGGCTTCGCCTGGAGCACGACGATGATGCCCGGCACATCCTTCTCGTGCACGACCCAGACCGGCCGGCCAGCCCCCGCCCCGTCAGCGACATCACCATCCTGGAGGCCACCCGTGGCTGA